The following DNA comes from Odocoileus virginianus isolate 20LAN1187 ecotype Illinois chromosome 26, Ovbor_1.2, whole genome shotgun sequence.
GGAGACTGACTCACAGACCAAGACTTTGCAGCTTTTGGAAATTCAGCTGCTTTTAtcagagggggctactctctgggaGGGGAAAGGCCCAGAGGTCTGAGACAATCCCCCCTAAGTCTCCTGATGTCAGGCAATCCTTCACGAGTTCCCTACGCCCAAAGGAGCTTTAACGTCCCATACCAACACACAATGCATAGTCACAcgtgtgcgcgtgcgcgcgcgcacacacacccacacacacacacacacacacacctgaatcttctctccctgcctcagaTGATCTTGGCATACACACTGGAACAATCTCGCTGCACTCACaaacacattttttgttttttttggaagTAGGGAGGAAGGAAAGCGAAGCAGCAGGATCCCCTAAATAGTTTAGTCTTTGGTTTCTAAGTTTAAAGGGGGGATCTGCTTCAGAGCTTGGAGCAGGGCAGAAGAGTCGATGGCAGGATGGGCCGGCAGTGGGGACGGGAGTCTCTGGGGCATGAGCAAGGGGGCCGAGATCTTGTCTGGGTTCATGAGGCTGCTGAGGGCTGCGGCAGAGGCGTTGAGGCCCGGGTATAACACCGGGACGGATGTGGGGTACCAGCACTTCTCCAGCATGGGCAAGTAGGCAGTTGCTGACGGTGGGATCAGATAGAAGGGCAGGCAGAAGGGAGGCTGGTGCGGGTGTGGGCCCAGGAATGGGGAGCTGATCAGGTCAGTGCTACTGAAAGGGCCTTCATCATCGGAGAGCTGCATTCTGCTCTTTTTCATGGGGGGTTCTTCGGATTCTTGCTTAATAGCACTGATCCTTTCTCCCATGGTGAATCTGCGTCCATGATCGCTTTTGAAGTACGGCTGCTCGACACGCAGCTCACTCTTCTCCGATTCTCCCCCGTAGCCGCTGTCTGTGTCCGTGTCACTGCCACTCTGCTCGCCGCTCGAGTGGGCGAAAGTTCGCTGGATGACTGGCACACAGTTTTTGCCTGGGCCTTCGGAGCCTTTGGCCAGGGAGCTGGGTTTCTCCTTGAAGTCCATTGCTTTGGGGGATGGGTCTGATGGCTTCCTGGAAGTACCACCCTGTAGAAGCTCGGAGACCACACGGTGGAGGTGGGTGACAAGCTGTGAAGATTTCAGGTCCCGAGTGTTCTCATGCTTGGCCAGGTACTGAAGCACCTCCCGGGCACATGTCTGGAAACCTGAGCAGAACATCTCTTGACCTGCTTCCATATTTCTCCCCGACAGATCACCTGGATCAACATACATCCAAAGGAAGACATTTCAGAAGGCCCTGTGGTTCACATGGATACCTATGTTCCAAAGACCCCAGGGCTTTCCTTTTTGCTAATAGCATTTGCTGATTGTGTTCCTAACTCCA
Coding sequences within:
- the BHLHE40 gene encoding class E basic helix-loop-helix protein 40, yielding MERIPSAQPPPTCLPKAPGLEPGDLPGMDFAHMYQVYKSRRGIKRSEESKETYKLPHRLIEKKRRDRINECIAQLKDLLPEHLKLTTLGHLEKAVVLELTLKHVKALTNLIDQQQQKIIALQSGLQAGDLSGRNMEAGQEMFCSGFQTCAREVLQYLAKHENTRDLKSSQLVTHLHRVVSELLQGGTSRKPSDPSPKAMDFKEKPSSLAKGSEGPGKNCVPVIQRTFAHSSGEQSGSDTDTDSGYGGESEKSELRVEQPYFKSDHGRRFTMGERISAIKQESEEPPMKKSRMQLSDDEGPFSSTDLISSPFLGPHPHQPPFCLPFYLIPPSATAYLPMLEKCWYPTSVPVLYPGLNASAAALSSLMNPDKISAPLLMPQRLPSPLPAHPAIDSSALLQALKQIPPLNLETKD